One stretch of Prunus persica cultivar Lovell chromosome G1, Prunus_persica_NCBIv2, whole genome shotgun sequence DNA includes these proteins:
- the LOC18791020 gene encoding probable glutathione S-transferase — protein MATDKVKLLGYVFSPFSRRVEWALKLKGIDYEYVEEDIFNKSPLLLQLNPVRKKVPVLVHGNEVVSESFTILEYIDETWKQNPLLPQDPYARAISRFWANFTEEKVLDAGFTALICSTGEQQEKALKSTIEALEHIEGDLMGKKILGGESIGYLDIAMGWISYWLPIWEEVGSRQVLDPSKFPATISWINKILSHPVIKDNLPPRDKAVAYFHGRRNFYTSGKT, from the exons ATGGCAACAGATAAGGTTAAGCTTTTAGGGTATGTTTTCAGTCCATTTTCCCGTAGAGTGGAGTGGGCTCTGAAGCTGAAGGGCATTGATTATGAGTATGTAGAAGAAGATATCTTCAACAAAAGCCCTCTTCTTCTGCAACTCAATCCAGTTCGCAAAAAAGTTCCGGTTTTGGTTCATGGCAACGAAGTGGTCTCTGAGTCATTCACTATTCTTGAATATATTGATGAGACATGGAAGCAAAACCCATTGTTGCCTCAAGATCCTTATGCAAGAGCCATATCACGCTTTTGGGCTAACTTCACGGAAGAGAAG gTTCTGGATGCTGGATTTACAGCTTTAATATGCTCCACAGGAGAGCAACAAGAAAAGGCTTTGAAATCAACTATTGAGGCCTTGGAACACATAGAAGGAGACCTCATGGGAAAGAAGATTTTAGGAGGGGAAAGCATTGGGTATTTGGACATTGCAATGGGATGGATCTCTTACTGGCTGCCTATTTGGGAGGAAGTAGGCTCCAGGCAGGTTTTGGACCCTTCAAAATTTCCTGCAACCATTTCATGGATCAACAAAATTCTTAGCCACCCTGTGATCAAGGACAACTTACCTCCTCGAGACAAAGCGGTTGCTTATTTTCATGGGAGGAGAAATTTTTACACTTCTG